Proteins from a single region of Candidatus Binataceae bacterium:
- a CDS encoding phosphotransferase family protein: protein MSDISEKTVAQLNALVRAKTGDSGARAHSLETLPGHAGFSYSFILDRSDGGVPSGKMVVRISAPNVRISGPADIERQARIMASFAGTPVPVPPIYWHGSEEEFFGRPYLVAGFVDSFKLSESTLPMDHIKRLARMGMATMAALHAMPWEPRRSAFGDPFALSEEFTRLDYLLDRPTLDPKDVGRAFELRERLRSSVPTGARIGCVHGDFQWANLLFDEEKPVALIDWEISSIGPTLLDLGWISFFADSESFVDEDPVRGSIMNPDELFEAYAAAATFPVSAGEVRWFRAFAGYRFGVITCFNVMLHRRGKRDDPHWLDIAKSAPTMFEHGLEVLG, encoded by the coding sequence ATGTCAGACATATCGGAAAAGACTGTCGCGCAGTTGAACGCGCTCGTCCGCGCCAAGACCGGCGACTCCGGCGCGCGCGCGCATTCGCTCGAGACGCTGCCGGGGCATGCCGGCTTCAGCTACAGCTTCATTCTCGATCGCAGCGACGGCGGCGTGCCGTCGGGCAAAATGGTCGTGCGGATCTCTGCGCCCAACGTCAGGATCTCCGGCCCCGCCGATATCGAGCGCCAGGCGCGCATCATGGCCTCGTTCGCGGGCACTCCGGTGCCGGTGCCTCCCATCTATTGGCATGGCAGCGAAGAGGAATTCTTCGGGCGGCCGTACCTGGTCGCGGGCTTTGTCGACAGCTTCAAGCTAAGCGAATCGACCCTGCCGATGGATCACATCAAGCGCCTGGCGCGGATGGGGATGGCGACGATGGCCGCACTGCATGCGATGCCTTGGGAGCCGCGCCGCTCGGCATTCGGCGACCCGTTTGCGCTCAGCGAGGAATTCACGCGCCTCGATTATTTGCTCGATCGCCCGACGCTCGACCCGAAAGATGTCGGCCGCGCGTTCGAGCTGCGCGAGCGGTTGCGTTCGTCCGTCCCGACGGGTGCGCGCATCGGATGCGTTCACGGTGACTTCCAGTGGGCAAACCTGCTGTTCGACGAGGAAAAGCCGGTCGCGCTCATCGATTGGGAGATCTCCTCGATCGGCCCGACGCTGCTCGACCTCGGCTGGATTTCATTCTTCGCCGACTCGGAGAGCTTCGTCGACGAAGACCCGGTGCGCGGCTCGATCATGAACCCCGACGAGCTGTTCGAAGCGTATGCCGCCGCCGCAACGTTCCCGGTCTCGGCCGGTGAAGTACGATGGTTCCGCGCATTCGCAGGCTATCGCTTCGGCGTCATCACCTGCTTCAACGTGATGCTCCATCGGCGCGGCAAGCGCGACGATCCGCACTGGCTCGATATCGCCAAGTCGGCGCCCACGATGTTCGAGCACGGGCTCGAAGTGCTCGGCTGA